One genomic window of Haloarchaeobius salinus includes the following:
- a CDS encoding endonuclease NucS domain-containing protein, with translation MANQENNWWRMTAGHGGSLAIDWLEQDIVTVGWARSIGDFQDQSAEEIVEKSKDAGAGRQVARFLGKTKRGDGMREGDTVIVYAPNPKGLVVGVGEVSEPEYVKHPNLPFDDHRYHRNVRWYDWGTPVSKDELPSNCPQVYTPATLASFGGSREDLKAAVNRAPEIPTEEIESTISLGSSEDDMHVWAMRNLQKIDSDLTVTEHESPIPVGDIDILAEDSDGWVVVELKKGEAGDNAVGQIKGYMNDLKRETQEEVRGILIAEDFSTRVKRAVADDNVDLYRLKLNPSLEVT, from the coding sequence TGTCACGGTCGGGTGGGCACGCTCGATTGGTGATTTCCAAGATCAAAGCGCAGAGGAGATTGTGGAGAAAAGCAAGGACGCAGGTGCTGGCCGTCAAGTGGCACGTTTTCTGGGGAAAACAAAACGGGGAGATGGAATGCGCGAAGGCGACACGGTGATCGTCTATGCACCGAATCCGAAGGGGCTGGTAGTGGGCGTTGGTGAGGTCAGTGAGCCGGAATACGTAAAACATCCCAACCTGCCGTTCGATGACCATCGATACCATCGAAATGTCAGATGGTATGACTGGGGCACTCCAGTATCCAAGGATGAACTACCCTCTAACTGCCCTCAGGTCTATACGCCAGCTACGTTGGCTAGCTTTGGTGGTTCCCGAGAGGATCTCAAAGCGGCGGTGAATCGAGCACCAGAGATTCCGACTGAGGAAATTGAATCGACGATCTCGCTAGGATCATCGGAGGACGATATGCATGTTTGGGCGATGAGAAATCTTCAGAAAATAGATAGTGATCTCACGGTTACAGAGCATGAATCTCCGATTCCTGTTGGTGATATCGATATCCTCGCGGAAGATTCGGATGGTTGGGTAGTTGTCGAGCTGAAAAAGGGCGAGGCAGGCGATAATGCAGTTGGTCAGATCAAGGGATATATGAATGATTTGAAGCGGGAGACTCAGGAAGAGGTGCGTGGTATCCTGATTGCGGAGGATTTCTCTACACGGGTGAAGCGGGCAGTAGCGGACGATAATGTTGATTTGTACCGATTGAAACTCAATCCTAGTCTGGAAGTGACGTAA